The following are encoded in a window of Thermoanaerobacter ethanolicus JW 200 genomic DNA:
- a CDS encoding DUF4179 domain-containing protein translates to MAAYVSQIPGFEAIVNLIRYDKGLDLAVRNDFIQPLNISKEYDGVKVTIGGIIVDESHIIIFYSIKNESGKSLELKNIEAYNEKNQPLEEISLSWSGFDNNSVEKGSFIDIAFSGDNNSIPEVLNLSIEFKGLKYNTFNFSIHIDKNKFKGLKEVYAVNRTMEIDGQKITFEKVIIYPTRIALYIHYDPLNSKKILGYPDIGIVDEKGDIFGQISNGVSGTRKDDNNIILYFQSNYFKKPKELYVAFSKVKAIDKDKAEVIIDLKNKMILKKPDEKLKLNDIVYNKNDIQLTFTLEKIDNTNNLYSPFYSEFEDSSMKKYHFLGEEIHGGREGKVEEVLIRIPNVSYDNPIKLKIIDYPNFIGGKEVKVRVKQREVIK, encoded by the coding sequence GTGGCAGCGTATGTTAGCCAAATACCGGGTTTTGAAGCAATTGTAAATCTTATTAGATATGATAAAGGCCTAGATCTAGCAGTAAGAAATGATTTTATACAGCCTCTTAATATTTCAAAAGAATATGATGGAGTAAAAGTGACGATAGGAGGAATTATCGTTGATGAAAGTCACATTATAATCTTTTATTCCATCAAAAATGAATCTGGAAAATCACTGGAACTAAAGAATATAGAAGCATACAATGAAAAGAATCAACCTTTAGAAGAAATAAGTTTAAGCTGGAGTGGTTTTGATAATAATAGTGTAGAAAAAGGAAGTTTTATAGATATTGCTTTTTCGGGAGATAACAATAGCATACCGGAGGTATTAAATTTAAGTATCGAATTTAAAGGCCTAAAATACAATACATTTAACTTTTCTATTCACATAGATAAAAATAAATTTAAGGGATTAAAAGAAGTTTATGCTGTAAATAGAACAATGGAAATAGATGGTCAAAAAATTACTTTTGAAAAAGTCATTATTTATCCTACACGTATTGCTCTTTATATTCATTATGACCCTTTAAACAGCAAAAAAATACTTGGTTATCCGGATATAGGAATTGTGGATGAGAAAGGAGATATATTTGGCCAAATAAGTAATGGGGTATCTGGCACAAGAAAAGATGACAACAATATAATACTTTATTTTCAAAGTAATTATTTTAAAAAACCAAAAGAACTATATGTAGCTTTTTCAAAAGTTAAAGCAATTGATAAGGATAAGGCGGAGGTAATTATAGATTTAAAGAATAAAATGATTTTAAAAAAACCGGATGAAAAGTTGAAGTTAAATGATATAGTGTACAATAAAAATGATATACAGCTTACATTTACGCTTGAAAAAATAGATAATACAAATAATCTTTATAGTCCTTTTTACAGTGAATTTGAAGATTCATCTATGAAAAAATATCATTTTTTAGGGGAGGAGATTCATGGAGGAAGGGAAGGAAAAGTAGAGGAAGTTTTAATTAGGATACCAAACGTTTCTTATGACAATCCAATTAAACTAAAAATCATTGACTATCCTAATTTTATTGGGGGAAAAGAAGTAAAAGTGAGAGTAAAACAAAGGGAAGTAATTAAGTAA